GCTGTTCTGCTACTGCTTGCTGTTTAGTTTCTGATACTTCCCCTTTTTTAGTATTCATTTTAGCTTTTTTTGAATCAGAGACTTGCTCAATTGAAGTATTTGTATTTTTCTCTATACCATTATTCTTATTGCATCCAGCACTTATAAGAACTAATGCGCACATCGATAAAAATATTTTTAAATTTTTCAAGTTGGAACCCCATTTTATATATTATAGTATTGCATAATGTATAATACTATAATATATATAGTTGTTCAATAAAAATTTTTAGCTATCACTTAATTTAGCTATATAAGATATTTGACATCAAAATAGCTTGCTTTTTATAGGTTTGACATAGTCTTTTTAGCGAATATTATTGGTACAAGTACACATTGTACTTTAAAACTTTGTTTTTTTGTGTGTTATACTGTACTCATGATTAATGTCAAAGGAGTTTACTTATGATTATTGTACCTACCAAAAAATCACTACCACTTTTTAGTGAATTTCCTGTTTCTACTACCACATCTAGCTCAACTGAACGTTCTTTTTTCTCTTGGCATGCAAATTATTTTACTTTAGACAGAAAAAATGTTTTAGTTTTGGTCAATGATTTGTCCTTTTCTCCAATTGTTTTGTCTGATATCAACACTAAAAACAAACAACAGCTTTCTATTTATATAAAAGAAGGCATTGAACATGTTTTTGGTTATAGTACAAACAAACCTTATCAACTAAAAAGATACTTTCTTAGAGCTGGCAGAATGG
The DNA window shown above is from Enterococcus sp. 12C11_DIV0727 and carries:
- a CDS encoding DUF6933 domain-containing protein → MIIVPTKKSLPLFSEFPVSTTTSSSTERSFFSWHANYFTLDRKNVLVLVNDLSFSPIVLSDINTKNKQQLSIYIKEGIEHVFGYSTNKPYQLKRYFLRAGRMEISYSYNRSISGINNNMIQLLKSYPEDIDLNSRLQSSAMAFLAKTPYRSMTPEYTFSIDVVKKELDML